In the Kitasatospora terrestris genome, one interval contains:
- a CDS encoding tetratricopeptide repeat protein, translating into MTTDIRIERANHLYERAVFTGDTDALTVAEVGLDAAEADLALARGRLVHARYLDDRVEDARELELFERAAELYAELGDARGEGEALFWIGAFHQVVREDGPTALPAFERALELATRAGDRLTVSYVLRHLGFAEQYAGRPEAALPLFEESTRLRRELDFRPGVAANLIALAHVAADQQRPADATALLAEADALAAACEAHAVRRWVTEARERLDLP; encoded by the coding sequence ATGACCACGGACATACGGATCGAGCGGGCCAACCACCTCTACGAGCGCGCCGTCTTCACCGGCGACACCGACGCCCTCACCGTCGCGGAGGTCGGCCTCGATGCCGCCGAGGCCGACCTCGCCCTGGCCCGCGGCCGCCTGGTGCACGCCCGCTACCTCGACGACCGGGTCGAGGACGCACGGGAGTTGGAGCTGTTCGAGCGCGCCGCCGAGCTGTACGCCGAGCTCGGCGACGCGCGCGGCGAGGGCGAGGCGCTGTTCTGGATCGGCGCCTTCCACCAGGTCGTCCGCGAGGACGGCCCGACCGCCCTGCCCGCGTTCGAACGCGCCCTGGAGCTCGCCACCAGGGCCGGCGACCGGCTGACCGTCTCCTACGTCCTGCGCCACCTCGGCTTCGCCGAGCAGTACGCCGGACGACCGGAGGCAGCCCTCCCCCTCTTCGAGGAGTCCACCCGCCTGCGCCGCGAGCTGGACTTCCGGCCGGGCGTGGCCGCCAACCTCATCGCCCTCGCGCACGTCGCCGCCGACCAGCAGCGCCCCGCCGACGCCACCGCCCTCCTCGCCGAGGCCGACGCCCTCGCCGCCGCCTGCGAGGCCCACGCCGTCCGGCGCTGGGTCACCGAAGCCCGCGAGCGCCTCGACCTGCCGTAG
- a CDS encoding dihydrofolate reductase family protein, producing the protein MRKIILMMSVSLDGYIERPDRRIDWHRVDDELHGFLNDELRTMGAFIHGRVTYDLMAAYWPTADQDRQAPPAIVDFAGIWRSMPKVVYSRTLDHADWNTTVRHEVDPAEVRAMKAGPGGDIVVGGADLGAAFREHGLVDAYRVLVHPVLIGRGKRLFPPTDLEQPLTLTRSRTFSNGVVLLDYVRDDAA; encoded by the coding sequence ATGCGGAAGATCATCCTGATGATGTCGGTCTCCCTGGACGGCTACATCGAGCGCCCGGACCGCCGGATCGACTGGCACCGGGTCGACGACGAGCTCCACGGCTTCCTCAACGACGAGCTGCGCACCATGGGCGCGTTCATCCACGGCCGGGTGACGTACGACCTGATGGCCGCGTACTGGCCGACCGCCGACCAGGACCGGCAGGCCCCGCCGGCGATCGTGGACTTCGCCGGGATCTGGCGGTCGATGCCGAAGGTCGTGTACTCGCGCACGCTCGACCACGCCGACTGGAACACCACCGTCCGCCACGAGGTGGACCCGGCCGAGGTGCGGGCGATGAAGGCCGGGCCGGGCGGCGACATCGTGGTGGGCGGCGCCGACCTGGGGGCCGCGTTCCGCGAGCACGGCCTCGTCGACGCCTACCGGGTGCTGGTGCACCCGGTGCTGATCGGCCGGGGGAAGCGGCTCTTCCCGCCGACCGACCTCGAACAGCCGCTCACCCTGACCCGCAGCCGCACCTTCTCCAACGGCGTGGTCCTGCTCGACTACGTCAGGGACGACGCCGCCTGA
- a CDS encoding VOC family protein, translating to MITTEFVPGSPCWIDLGAPDPTAAAAFYGSVLGWKYHPIAAEEGAEAGEEEGAYGLLSSEGEAVGAIGRLTEEGARSAWMIYFRTDDVEATARAVEEAGGTVRVPPMDAGGWAWMAQFSDPLGGQFAVWKPGKSPGLEAVDRPGSLNWVELYTTDAADAREFYRRVFGWRYDDTELPGGGGSYSMITPAGQPMERMHGGLMELPAEALVLTGGRPYWHPIFAVADCDAAVAASTAGGGSVQMGPDDTPGVGRLAVCLDSSGADYVLLTPEGRTD from the coding sequence ATGATCACCACCGAATTCGTACCCGGCTCACCCTGCTGGATCGACCTCGGCGCACCCGACCCGACCGCCGCCGCGGCCTTCTACGGTTCGGTGCTCGGCTGGAAGTACCACCCGATCGCCGCCGAGGAAGGGGCCGAGGCCGGCGAGGAGGAGGGTGCCTACGGGCTGCTGAGCTCGGAGGGCGAGGCAGTCGGTGCGATCGGGCGGCTCACCGAGGAGGGCGCCCGCTCGGCCTGGATGATCTACTTCCGCACCGACGACGTGGAGGCCACCGCCCGGGCGGTCGAGGAGGCCGGCGGCACCGTCCGCGTCCCGCCGATGGACGCCGGCGGCTGGGCGTGGATGGCGCAGTTCAGCGACCCGCTGGGCGGGCAGTTCGCCGTCTGGAAGCCGGGGAAGTCGCCCGGACTGGAGGCGGTCGACCGCCCGGGCAGCCTCAACTGGGTCGAGCTGTACACCACCGACGCGGCCGACGCCCGCGAGTTCTACCGGCGCGTCTTCGGCTGGCGCTACGACGACACGGAGCTGCCCGGCGGCGGGGGCAGCTACAGCATGATCACCCCCGCCGGGCAGCCGATGGAGCGGATGCACGGCGGCCTGATGGAGCTCCCCGCCGAGGCGCTCGTCCTCACCGGCGGACGCCCGTACTGGCACCCGATCTTCGCGGTCGCGGACTGCGACGCGGCGGTGGCCGCGAGCACGGCCGGCGGCGGTTCCGTCCAGATGGGCCCGGACGACACGCCCGGCGTCGGACGGCTCGCGGTCTGCCTCGACTCCTCCGGCGCGGACTACGTCCTGCTCACGCCGGAGGGCCGCACCGACTGA
- a CDS encoding aldo/keto reductase, with product MEQRVLGRTGRAVSVVGLGTWQLGADWGDVEESTALAVLDAAVEAGVTFFDTADVYGDGRSEQLIGRYLHGPGAGAGIFVATKLGRRLPQLPENYVMDNFRPWVERSLRNLDTDRLDLVQLHCPPTPVYSSGEVFDALDTLVAEQKIAAYGVSVETCEEALTAIARPGVASVQIILNPFRLKPLEAVLPAAQAAGVGIIARVPLASGLLSGRYTAETVFPKDDHRTYNRDGSAFDQGETFSGVDYATGVEAAVEFAQLAPAGATPAQTALRWILQQPGVSSVIPGARSAEQARANASAADLPALPEATLDAVRELYDRRIRAQVHGRW from the coding sequence GTGGAGCAGCGAGTGCTCGGCCGGACCGGCCGCGCGGTGTCGGTGGTCGGCCTGGGCACGTGGCAACTCGGCGCGGACTGGGGCGACGTGGAGGAGAGCACCGCGCTCGCCGTCCTCGACGCCGCCGTCGAGGCCGGGGTGACCTTCTTCGACACCGCCGACGTGTACGGCGACGGCCGCAGCGAGCAGCTGATCGGCCGCTACCTGCACGGGCCCGGCGCGGGCGCCGGCATCTTCGTGGCCACCAAGCTCGGCCGCCGCCTGCCGCAGCTGCCCGAGAACTACGTGATGGACAACTTCCGCCCCTGGGTGGAGCGTTCTCTGCGCAACCTGGACACCGACCGGCTCGACCTGGTGCAGCTGCACTGCCCGCCGACCCCGGTGTACTCCTCCGGCGAGGTGTTCGACGCGCTGGACACCCTGGTCGCCGAGCAGAAGATCGCCGCGTACGGCGTCAGCGTGGAGACCTGCGAGGAGGCGCTCACCGCGATCGCCCGGCCGGGCGTGGCGAGCGTGCAGATCATCCTCAACCCGTTCCGGCTCAAGCCGCTGGAGGCGGTGCTGCCCGCCGCGCAGGCCGCCGGGGTCGGCATCATCGCCCGGGTGCCGCTGGCCAGCGGCCTGCTGTCCGGCCGGTACACCGCGGAGACGGTCTTCCCCAAGGACGACCACCGCACCTACAACCGCGACGGCTCCGCCTTCGACCAGGGCGAGACCTTCTCCGGCGTCGACTACGCGACGGGTGTCGAGGCCGCCGTCGAGTTCGCGCAGCTCGCCCCGGCCGGGGCCACCCCGGCGCAGACCGCGCTGCGCTGGATCCTGCAGCAGCCCGGCGTCAGCTCGGTGATCCCCGGCGCCCGCTCGGCCGAGCAGGCCCGCGCGAACGCGTCCGCCGCCGACCTCCCCGCGCTGCCGGAGGCGACGCTGGACGCGGTCCGCGAGCTGTACGACCGGCGGATCCGCGCCCAGGTGCACGGCCGCTGGTAG
- a CDS encoding DinB family protein, whose product MMKRVPFTGDEKTSLHVALDRHRDAVLWKLEGLDDEQLRRPMTPGGNSLLGLVKHLGGAEFGWFSEAFGRETGPLPFDLDADQDSDLRIEPDETTEDVLAFYRRACEASDRVIAELALEDTGTAWFGETVSLRWVLIHMTTETARHAGHLDVMRELLDGATGDHDRT is encoded by the coding sequence ATGATGAAGCGCGTGCCGTTCACCGGGGACGAGAAGACCAGCCTCCACGTCGCGCTGGACCGGCACCGGGACGCGGTGCTGTGGAAGTTGGAGGGGCTGGACGACGAGCAACTGCGCCGCCCGATGACGCCGGGCGGCAACAGTCTGCTCGGGCTGGTGAAGCACCTGGGCGGCGCGGAGTTCGGCTGGTTCAGCGAGGCGTTCGGCCGGGAGACCGGCCCGCTGCCCTTCGACCTGGACGCGGACCAGGACTCCGACCTGCGGATCGAGCCGGACGAGACGACGGAGGACGTGCTGGCGTTCTACCGGCGGGCGTGCGAGGCGTCGGACCGGGTGATCGCCGAGCTGGCGCTGGAGGACACCGGCACCGCGTGGTTCGGCGAGACGGTGTCGCTGCGCTGGGTGCTGATCCACATGACCACGGAGACCGCCCGGCACGCCGGCCACCTGGACGTCATGCGCGAGCTGCTGGACGGCGCGACGGGCGACCACGACCGCACGTGA
- a CDS encoding STAS domain-containing protein, protein MALSVSYGERYGWTVVQVAGEIDIAGVVALRERLQRLVTEGCLHLVVDIGRLDFCDSTGFAVLVATRRLLAARGGRLRLVLPPAESHTRKVLALFGIERIFDVHESVEDALADARTVPGAPQDAVPRQRDTAAAATE, encoded by the coding sequence GTGGCACTCAGCGTGAGCTACGGGGAGCGGTACGGCTGGACAGTGGTCCAGGTCGCGGGGGAGATCGACATCGCCGGGGTGGTCGCCCTGCGCGAGCGCCTCCAGCGGCTGGTCACCGAGGGCTGCCTGCACCTGGTCGTCGACATCGGTCGACTCGACTTCTGCGACTCCACCGGTTTCGCGGTGCTGGTCGCCACCCGGCGGCTGCTCGCCGCGCGCGGCGGCCGACTGCGGCTCGTCCTGCCGCCGGCCGAGTCGCACACCCGCAAGGTGCTCGCGCTGTTCGGGATCGAGCGGATCTTCGACGTGCACGAGTCGGTGGAGGACGCCCTCGCCGACGCCCGCACCGTGCCGGGCGCACCGCAGGACGCGGTGCCCCGGCAGCGGGACACGGCGGCGGCCGCCACCGAGTGA
- a CDS encoding protein-tyrosine phosphatase family protein → MGPTGGDGQSWDPAAEGVLRLPSGRLVRGRALRRPVPDGPRPAWGLYLLGRPPAATAWPQRWVRWPDFRLPADPVDFAAALRELWTRAEHERVEVACGGGRGRTGTALACLAVLDGVAPAAAVGFVRDHYHPRAVETPWQRRFVSRSTVAR, encoded by the coding sequence ATGGGACCGACCGGTGGTGACGGGCAGAGCTGGGATCCGGCGGCGGAGGGCGTGCTGCGGCTGCCATCCGGGCGGCTGGTGCGCGGACGGGCGCTGCGGCGGCCCGTCCCGGACGGCCCCCGGCCCGCCTGGGGCCTGTACCTGCTCGGGCGGCCGCCGGCGGCGACGGCGTGGCCGCAACGCTGGGTCCGCTGGCCGGACTTCCGGCTCCCGGCCGATCCGGTCGACTTCGCCGCCGCGCTGCGCGAGCTGTGGACCCGGGCGGAGCACGAGCGGGTCGAGGTCGCCTGCGGCGGCGGACGCGGCCGCACCGGCACCGCCCTCGCCTGCCTCGCCGTCCTCGACGGCGTCGCCCCGGCGGCGGCCGTCGGCTTCGTCCGCGACCACTACCACCCGCGCGCGGTCGAGACCCCCTGGCAGCGCCGCTTCGTCTCCCGCTCCACCGTTGCCCGGTGA